A single Acidaminococcus sp. DNA region contains:
- a CDS encoding 6-phosphofructokinase, with the protein MEGIKGTLAVLTGGGDCPGLNAVIRAVVKTAIHNGYQIYGISNGFHGLIQNDMKLLSMSDVSGILPRGGTVLGTTNRDNPFRYASGEDKDGNIIYKDMRDVVVKNLKDHHVECLIIIGGDGSLKIGYDLHRFCGVNVVGVPKTIDNDLPCTERTFGFDTAVATATDALDRLHTTAESHHRVMVLEVMGRYAGWIALHSGLAGGADVILIPEIPYKIDSVVKKIKERQKQGKKFSIITVAEGAKPVGGDITVARIVKESFEQIRLGGVGNKLADQIEKLTGIESRATILGYLQRGGSPTAYDRILSTRYGVEAAEACMDGEYNVMVSLHANEIVRVPIAKVADHPHQVPPDSDLIKCGRELGICFGD; encoded by the coding sequence ATGGAAGGAATTAAAGGAACGCTGGCCGTACTTACTGGGGGTGGTGATTGCCCGGGGCTTAATGCGGTAATTCGGGCAGTAGTGAAAACGGCTATTCATAATGGATATCAGATTTACGGCATTTCCAATGGATTTCATGGTTTGATCCAAAACGACATGAAGCTGCTCTCCATGAGCGATGTGTCGGGCATCCTGCCTCGCGGCGGGACGGTACTTGGTACGACCAACCGTGATAATCCTTTCCGCTACGCCAGCGGTGAAGACAAGGACGGTAACATCATTTACAAGGATATGCGGGATGTTGTCGTCAAAAATTTAAAAGATCATCATGTGGAATGCCTGATCATTATCGGCGGCGACGGCAGTCTGAAGATTGGCTATGACCTGCATCGCTTCTGCGGGGTTAATGTAGTCGGTGTACCGAAGACAATCGATAATGACCTGCCCTGCACGGAACGGACATTCGGTTTTGACACGGCGGTAGCAACCGCAACAGACGCACTGGACCGGCTGCATACTACGGCCGAATCCCATCACCGCGTCATGGTACTGGAAGTCATGGGCCGTTATGCCGGATGGATTGCACTTCATTCCGGACTGGCAGGCGGCGCTGATGTTATCCTGATTCCTGAGATTCCTTATAAGATTGATTCTGTTGTCAAGAAAATCAAAGAACGGCAGAAACAGGGTAAGAAATTCAGTATTATCACTGTAGCCGAAGGTGCAAAGCCGGTAGGCGGGGATATTACTGTAGCCCGCATTGTAAAAGAGAGTTTTGAACAGATCCGCCTGGGCGGTGTCGGCAATAAGCTGGCTGATCAGATCGAGAAGCTGACAGGCATTGAATCCCGTGCCACCATTCTGGGTTACCTGCAGCGCGGCGGCTCACCGACCGCTTATGATCGTATCCTTTCTACGCGTTACGGTGTGGAGGCCGCGGAAGCGTGCATGGACGGCGAATACAATGTAATGGTATCGCTCCATGCCAACGAGATTGTGCGCGTGCCGATTGCGAAGGTCGCTGATCATCCGCATCAGGTACCTCCTGATTCCGATCTCATCAAGTGCGGCCGTGAACTGGGCATCTGCTTCGGAGATTAA
- the brxF gene encoding BREX-3 system P-loop-containing protein BrxF, translating to MSQIDEFLKQVEEVQKKDIKVLVVTGKPGSGKSKILREAAEMKNWDYVDSRLLITEEFLKLLPSERKAKAPETFRAELATHRGPVIMLDRVQTFFIPVFNIDSKSVFDELGKAFTIVLAWPGYVKDGLLCYDKFDGTESIRLSAADYTIWNID from the coding sequence ATGAGTCAGATTGATGAATTTCTGAAACAAGTCGAAGAAGTCCAAAAGAAAGATATTAAAGTATTAGTCGTAACCGGTAAACCGGGCAGCGGCAAGAGCAAAATCCTGCGCGAAGCCGCAGAGATGAAAAATTGGGATTATGTGGATTCCCGTCTTTTGATCACGGAAGAATTCCTGAAGCTGCTGCCGAGCGAAAGAAAAGCAAAAGCTCCGGAAACGTTCCGCGCGGAACTCGCTACGCACCGTGGCCCTGTGATTATGCTTGACCGTGTACAGACTTTCTTTATTCCTGTGTTCAACATCGACTCAAAGAGTGTATTTGACGAACTGGGTAAGGCCTTTACTATCGTCCTCGCATGGCCTGGTTATGTGAAAGATGGTCTGCTTTGCTATGACAAATTTGACGGAACCGAATCTATCCGCCTGTCTGCAGCAGATTATACGATTTGGAATATTGACTGA
- the rplL gene encoding 50S ribosomal protein L7/L12 yields MTKEEIMEAIENMTVLELADLVKAMEDKFGVSAAAPVAVAAAPAAGGAAAAEKTEFNVVLTDVGASKIQVIKVVRELTGLGLKEAKAAVDAAPNTIKENVAKADAEAMKEKLEAAGAKVELK; encoded by the coding sequence ATGACTAAAGAAGAAATTATGGAAGCCATTGAAAACATGACTGTCCTGGAACTGGCTGACCTGGTAAAGGCTATGGAAGATAAGTTCGGTGTTAGCGCTGCTGCTCCTGTTGCTGTTGCTGCTGCTCCTGCTGCCGGCGGTGCTGCTGCTGCTGAAAAGACCGAATTCAACGTTGTTCTGACTGACGTTGGCGCTAGCAAGATTCAGGTTATCAAGGTTGTTCGTGAACTGACTGGTCTGGGCCTGAAGGAAGCTAAGGCTGCTGTTGATGCTGCTCCTAACACCATTAAGGAAAACGTAGCTAAGGCTGATGCTGAAGCTATGAAGGAAAAGCTGGAAGCTGCCGGCGCTAAGGTTGAACTGAAATAA
- the rpmG gene encoding 50S ribosomal protein L33 produces the protein MAANNNRVGITLACTVCKQRNYQTTKNKKNDSDRIEIKKYCKFCKKHTLHKETK, from the coding sequence ATGGCAGCAAATAACAATCGTGTTGGCATTACCCTGGCCTGCACCGTATGCAAGCAGCGTAACTACCAGACGACCAAAAATAAGAAAAACGATTCTGATCGTATTGAAATCAAAAAGTACTGCAAGTTCTGCAAAAAGCACACGTTGCATAAGGAAACGAAGTAA
- the rplA gene encoding 50S ribosomal protein L1 — MRKAGKKYTDAAKLIEAGKAYSPKEAVELVKKTSCTKFDSTVECSVRLGVDPKYADQQVRGALVLPHGTGKSKTVLVFARGAKAQEAQEAGADFVGAEDMAEKIKGGWFDFDVCIATPDMMSVVGRLGRLLGPKGLMPNPKVGTVTMDVKRAVGESKAGKIEYRTDKAGNVQTAIGKASFDAEKLLDNYLALITTLIKVKPSGAKGQYIKSVTLSTTMGPGVPIDVLKADSNK, encoded by the coding sequence ATGAGAAAAGCTGGTAAGAAATATACCGATGCCGCAAAGCTGATTGAAGCCGGCAAGGCATATTCCCCGAAAGAAGCTGTTGAACTGGTCAAGAAGACTTCCTGCACCAAATTCGACAGCACTGTTGAATGCTCTGTTCGTCTGGGTGTAGATCCTAAGTACGCTGACCAACAGGTCCGCGGTGCTCTGGTTCTTCCTCATGGCACTGGTAAGTCCAAGACCGTCCTGGTATTCGCCAGAGGCGCTAAGGCTCAGGAAGCTCAGGAAGCCGGCGCTGATTTCGTTGGTGCCGAAGATATGGCAGAAAAGATCAAAGGCGGTTGGTTCGACTTTGACGTCTGCATTGCTACCCCTGACATGATGAGTGTTGTTGGCCGTCTGGGCCGTTTGCTTGGTCCTAAAGGTTTGATGCCTAACCCGAAGGTTGGTACCGTAACCATGGATGTAAAACGTGCCGTAGGCGAAAGCAAAGCCGGTAAGATTGAATATCGTACCGACAAGGCCGGTAACGTACAAACCGCTATCGGTAAAGCCTCTTTTGACGCTGAAAAGCTGCTGGACAACTATCTTGCCCTGATCACTACCCTGATCAAAGTAAAGCCCTCCGGCGCAAAAGGCCAGTACATTAAGAGTGTTACCCTGTCCACCACCATGGGCCCTGGCGTACCTATCGATGTACTGAAAGCTGACAGCAACAAGTAA
- the nusG gene encoding transcription termination/antitermination protein NusG, protein MEEGQRHWYVIHTYSGYENKVKKNLENKIHSLGFEDKIFQVLVPMQDEVSAKDDQQKVVPRKIFPGYVLIDMIVDERTWYAVRNTPGVTGFVGGIGNTGSNSIKPIPLSDDEVARILKMQPKEEGAAPEQEEAAPLVHMECPVDLNDTVRIKAPGFNDMVGTVAEINNDQQKIKVMIEMFGRVTPIEVNFTQVEAIE, encoded by the coding sequence ATGGAAGAAGGTCAAAGACATTGGTATGTAATTCATACCTATTCCGGGTATGAAAACAAAGTCAAGAAGAACCTCGAAAATAAGATTCATTCCTTAGGGTTTGAAGATAAGATTTTCCAGGTTCTTGTTCCTATGCAGGACGAAGTGAGCGCAAAGGATGATCAGCAAAAGGTCGTGCCCCGTAAGATTTTCCCGGGCTATGTACTGATTGATATGATCGTGGATGAACGTACCTGGTATGCTGTGCGCAATACCCCGGGCGTTACCGGATTCGTAGGTGGTATCGGCAATACTGGCAGCAACAGTATTAAACCGATTCCGCTGTCTGACGATGAAGTTGCGCGTATCCTCAAGATGCAGCCCAAAGAAGAAGGTGCAGCACCTGAACAGGAAGAAGCAGCACCGTTGGTACATATGGAGTGCCCTGTTGATTTGAATGATACCGTCCGCATTAAGGCCCCCGGCTTTAATGATATGGTAGGTACGGTAGCGGAGATCAACAACGACCAACAGAAGATCAAGGTTATGATTGAAATGTTCGGCCGCGTGACTCCGATTGAAGTGAATTTTACCCAAGTGGAAGCTATAGAGTAA
- the rplJ gene encoding 50S ribosomal protein L10, with amino-acid sequence MHDIRPEKAAKVAELKELLTSSQGVVLVNYCGLTVAEDTELRKQMREAGVKYMVAKNTFIRIAAKEAGIEGLDGILEQNTALACSTDDPVAPAKISHNFGKDHKALEIKGGLLNGKAISVDEINALAELPSKEELLAKLVGSMQAPISGLVNVLHGTLRSLVTVVDAIREKKEKESA; translated from the coding sequence ATGCATGATATCAGACCTGAAAAGGCTGCAAAAGTCGCTGAACTGAAAGAGCTGCTGACTAGTTCCCAGGGCGTCGTCCTGGTAAACTACTGCGGCCTGACCGTAGCTGAAGATACTGAGCTGAGAAAGCAAATGCGCGAAGCCGGTGTGAAGTACATGGTTGCCAAGAACACCTTCATCCGCATTGCTGCTAAGGAAGCTGGTATTGAAGGCCTGGATGGCATTCTTGAACAGAATACCGCTCTGGCTTGCTCCACTGACGATCCTGTCGCTCCTGCCAAGATTTCTCATAACTTCGGTAAGGATCATAAGGCTCTTGAAATTAAGGGCGGTCTCCTGAATGGCAAGGCAATCAGTGTTGACGAAATCAATGCTTTGGCAGAACTGCCGTCCAAGGAAGAACTGCTGGCCAAACTGGTTGGCAGCATGCAGGCCCCGATTTCCGGACTCGTCAATGTACTGCATGGTACGCTGCGCAGCCTGGTTACTGTCGTGGATGCAATTCGCGAGAAGAAGGAAAAAGAATCCGCTTAA
- a CDS encoding undecaprenyl-diphosphate phosphatase produces MSEIINAVILGIVEGLTEFLPVSSTGHMIIVGHMIGFSGNLAQIFDIVIQLGAILSVLVIYRNRFARFLTRDGWNPKKGLSGIHVAAGCVPTMLFALLVHSFIKKYLFSPFTVAIGLILGAVLMMAAEHKIKGHEEELVQDVDHISLRQALYIGFYQFLSLWPGFSRSGSTISGALMVGVNRKAGADFTFIMALPIMVAACLYELLKNIAFLSMGDLTVLAVGFVVAFAVAYVSVLWFIGFLNKSTLTSFAIYRLILAAFSLWYFYL; encoded by the coding sequence ATGAGTGAAATTATCAATGCTGTCATTCTCGGCATTGTCGAGGGGCTGACGGAATTTTTGCCGGTATCGTCTACCGGCCATATGATTATTGTAGGGCACATGATTGGATTCAGCGGAAATCTTGCCCAAATCTTTGATATTGTAATTCAGTTGGGCGCCATTTTGTCTGTGCTGGTGATCTATCGGAACCGTTTTGCCCGCTTCCTTACGCGTGACGGCTGGAATCCCAAGAAGGGTTTGAGCGGAATCCATGTGGCAGCCGGCTGTGTCCCTACCATGCTTTTTGCGCTGCTGGTACATTCTTTCATTAAAAAGTACCTGTTTTCTCCGTTTACGGTAGCTATCGGTCTGATCCTCGGTGCGGTTTTGATGATGGCGGCAGAACATAAAATCAAAGGACATGAGGAAGAACTGGTACAGGACGTGGATCACATCAGCCTGCGTCAGGCCCTGTACATTGGTTTTTATCAATTCTTGTCGCTCTGGCCGGGGTTCAGCAGAAGCGGCTCGACGATCAGCGGAGCCCTCATGGTCGGTGTCAACCGCAAGGCCGGTGCCGATTTCACCTTCATTATGGCACTGCCCATCATGGTTGCAGCTTGTCTGTATGAACTGCTGAAGAATATTGCTTTTCTTTCCATGGGCGATTTGACGGTACTGGCCGTCGGATTTGTGGTTGCTTTTGCCGTTGCTTATGTATCCGTACTCTGGTTCATCGGCTTCCTTAATAAATCTACTTTGACTTCCTTTGCTATTTACCGGCTGATCCTGGCTGCGTTCTCTCTGTGGTATTTCTATCTGTGA
- the secE gene encoding preprotein translocase subunit SecE: MASTQMTPDVKSSGGVSGFLRDVKNEMKKVTWPNRRELLGYTATVIVASLTSALLIWAIDAIFSVLFRLVMGVQ, from the coding sequence ATGGCATCAACTCAGATGACTCCCGATGTGAAGAGCTCCGGCGGAGTGTCGGGCTTCCTGCGGGATGTTAAAAATGAAATGAAAAAGGTGACGTGGCCCAATCGGCGCGAGCTTTTAGGCTATACTGCTACCGTCATTGTGGCTTCCCTGACTTCTGCCCTTTTGATCTGGGCCATTGATGCTATCTTCTCCGTACTGTTCCGTCTGGTAATGGGAGTGCAGTGA
- the rplK gene encoding 50S ribosomal protein L11, which yields MPKKVIKMVKLQVPAGKATPAPPVGPALGQAGINIMAFVKDFNARTEKQAGLIIPVEITVFEDRSFTFITKTPPAAVLLKKAAGIDKASGEPNKNKVATVKRDKVKEIAETKMKDLNAGSVEAAMRMIEGTARSMGIDVVD from the coding sequence ATGCCAAAGAAAGTTATTAAGATGGTAAAACTGCAGGTTCCTGCTGGTAAGGCTACTCCGGCACCTCCTGTAGGCCCGGCATTAGGTCAGGCTGGTATCAACATCATGGCCTTCGTTAAGGACTTCAACGCCCGCACTGAAAAACAGGCAGGCCTGATTATCCCTGTAGAAATTACTGTATTCGAAGACCGTTCCTTTACTTTCATCACGAAGACTCCGCCTGCAGCTGTTCTGCTGAAGAAGGCAGCCGGTATCGACAAAGCATCCGGTGAACCGAACAAGAACAAGGTTGCTACGGTTAAACGCGACAAAGTCAAGGAAATCGCTGAAACCAAGATGAAGGATCTGAACGCTGGCTCTGTTGAAGCAGCTATGCGCATGATCGAAGGCACTGCCCGCAGCATGGGCATTGACGTAGTAGACTAA
- the tuf gene encoding elongation factor Tu, protein MAKEKFERTKPHVNIGTIGHVDHGKTTLTAAITKVLSETPGCKATFEAYADIDKAPEERERGITINTAHVEYETPNRHYAHVDCPGHADYVKNMITGAAQMDGAILVVSAADGPMPQTREHILLARQVGVPAIVVFLNKSDQVDDPELIELVEMEVRDLLTQYDYPGDEVPIVVGSALKALEGDEEQKKNILKLMEEVDKYIPTPQHDLTKPFLMPVEDVFTITGRGTVATGRVERGSIKIGDPVEIVGLTTEKRQSVATGLEMFRKTLDVAEAGDNIGCLLRGIERNEVERGQVLSKPGSIHPHTKFKGQVYVLTKEEGGRHTPFFNGYRPQFYFRTTDVTGVAHLPEGTEMVMPGDNILMSVELITPIAIEKGLRFAIREGGHTVGAGVVTEIDE, encoded by the coding sequence ATGGCTAAAGAGAAATTTGAAAGAACGAAACCCCATGTTAACATTGGTACCATCGGTCACGTTGACCATGGCAAGACGACCCTGACGGCAGCTATCACCAAGGTACTGTCCGAGACTCCGGGCTGCAAAGCTACTTTCGAAGCTTATGCTGATATTGATAAGGCTCCGGAAGAAAGAGAACGTGGTATCACCATTAACACCGCCCACGTTGAATATGAAACTCCGAACAGACACTACGCTCACGTAGACTGCCCGGGCCACGCCGACTATGTTAAGAACATGATCACCGGCGCTGCTCAGATGGATGGTGCCATCCTGGTTGTTTCCGCTGCTGATGGTCCTATGCCTCAGACCCGTGAACACATCCTGCTGGCCCGTCAGGTTGGCGTACCTGCAATCGTAGTATTCCTGAACAAGTCCGACCAAGTCGACGATCCTGAACTGATCGAACTGGTTGAAATGGAAGTTCGTGACCTGCTGACCCAGTACGATTACCCCGGCGATGAAGTTCCTATCGTTGTAGGTTCCGCACTGAAGGCTCTGGAAGGCGACGAAGAACAAAAGAAGAACATCCTGAAGCTGATGGAAGAAGTCGACAAGTACATTCCGACTCCGCAGCACGATCTGACGAAACCGTTCCTGATGCCTGTCGAAGACGTATTCACGATTACCGGTCGTGGTACCGTAGCAACGGGCCGTGTTGAACGTGGTTCCATCAAGATTGGTGACCCTGTCGAAATCGTAGGTCTGACGACTGAAAAGAGACAGTCCGTAGCAACCGGTCTGGAAATGTTCCGCAAGACCCTGGATGTAGCAGAAGCCGGCGACAACATCGGCTGCCTGCTGCGTGGTATTGAAAGAAACGAAGTTGAACGTGGTCAGGTTCTGAGCAAACCGGGCAGCATTCATCCTCATACGAAATTCAAGGGTCAGGTTTACGTACTGACGAAAGAAGAAGGCGGCCGTCATACTCCGTTCTTCAACGGCTATCGTCCCCAGTTCTATTTCAGAACGACGGACGTAACGGGTGTAGCTCACCTGCCGGAAGGAACCGAAATGGTAATGCCTGGCGATAACATTCTGATGAGCGTAGAACTGATCACCCCGATTGCTATTGAAAAAGGTCTGCGTTTCGCTATCCGCGAAGGCGGCCATACCGTTGGTGCCGGTGTTGTTACCGAAATCGACGAATAA